TACAAggatgaaaaaagaagaagctacaCCATTAACAATCCAAAGATTAGTTGCTCAGAAACGTgtgaaattatttaaatatgcaGTATTCCCTCATTGCACGCGAAGCTCTATGCATATGCATGTCACAGACAAGTAGATACATCTAAATTGCTTCTGTATCATTAAAAATGCTATATGAACATATCCACTAGACCACAATGCATTATCTAATAGCAGCAGTATAGATTACAATTACATAAACTGGAGTACGAGCTTCAGAATGAAGAGAGAGGTCCCTCAACCACCCAGAAGAGaacaaatttgataaaataacgTCACACTTCTACCAACGATCACACAGATCAAAGATCCAATCCAAAACCTATAGGAACTACAAGTATTCTCCACCGTTTCATAACAATCAAAAGAAACGAAATAGATGCAGATAAGGGGAAAGAACCTGAGCAAGGACGGGTTTAGGCAAATTGGAGCCTTGGAAGAAACCGACAGCCTCAGCTCCACTGATACGGCCATCTCCATCCAAATCTGCTCTCCTGAAATACGTATCGAACAGATCCTGTCCCCCCGTCGGCCTCGGCGCCGCCATTAGAGGATGATCCGAAATCTAGCAGCGAAGGCAGTCTCCAGAAGCTTTCGCCATAAAAAAAAGCACAGAAGAACGTGTAAAACTGATGTTTTATGGCAAATCTATCTATTTGAGACACAACTAATACGAAATCACACAACAATTTGATGTTTTGCATGAAATTAGCCGATGGCCGCCATGGAAATAGCTCTTCAGAGtcgaaaccctaaaaaaaaaatctggggAAGATAATGAGAATTACGACTATGCcgctaattaaaaaaattaaataaaaaaagaacccAAAATGCGCTTGGATAGCGTCGAACCCGGCGACTGGTGATCAAATTCAACAACTCTTACCACTAGGCCACTGGAAATTAATGGTAACTGTCCAACATTGTAGTTTTGAACATGGGACTCAGGTAAACCAGTAGTGAAGTAATTCATGCTGTAAGATAACGCACATTTTCCTGAAAAAGCATCAATGGCTTTCCGGATCCAACATTATATAATCTATTACAAAACGTATcctaaaaactgaaaataatacaaaaactAATATCTGCTTAATTTTCGgttaatttctgattttttgcTAACTCGCTAGGTCCAGACCAGCCGTCCGATTAGCGCCTAGCGTAGTTTTGAACATGGACTCAGGTAAACCAGTGGTGGGGTGATCCATGCTGTAAGATAATGCACATTTTCTTGAAGGAGCATCAATGGCTTTTGATACTTTGGAGGTGCTGCTGTCAGAGGGAAGCTTTGACTGCTTCTCAAAAGTGGGTATTTCTCctactttaacaaaaaaagatgCGTTACCTACAGCAACCTTACTGGCAGATCCTGTGCTTTTGTTTTCTATACGGTTTAACTTGATAGCAGATAAAGGCAGTCCAAGGGTAACACCAGGAGAACCATAGGgttttcaaagaaggttattCCCTTTACGTACATAACTATTACAAGATTGGACAGTCACTATGGGGAAATTCTGTTCTGTAGAAAAAGTAGACGACAAAGGCAGTAACAAAAGAAGAGGCAGCATGACTAGGCTTTCGATGCCAATTGTGATGCTTATTGGGAGGGTTAGCATTTTTCTTAGTGTCAGACACCAAAGGCAGGAACGGGGATAACTTTTCTGAGTAAAGTAACTggaattatttttcttcttttctaatTCATACCTAGAGCTCAAAGATGTCTTATTTTGGGGATTCCGATCTGGCACATATTTTACATGATCGTTAACATGTGTCAATGCAAATTTAACATCTGCACGTGATGACAGATGAACTCCTGAATTACCAAGAATTTCAGTTCCAACAACTTTCCCATCAGCTGACAATGCTTCACCATCAAATATATCATTCTTAATAATGTTCCGTGAGTATTTCTCTAGACCGCCAACATCAGAATTTACATCAATTTCCAGAGTTCTGTACTTAGTGGTTCCACCGGATGGCTTTGCTTTCTCATTATAGTTGTTAGAGTCATCAACCATAGAAGCAACATGAGTTTCACTCTGTATCGGTCTGTACAGATTTGGAGAGTTGGATAGAGAATCAAATGGAACTTAATCCCCACAAAAAGCAACAATATCAGCTCCTTGAGTTCTGTACTCATTGGTACCACCATAATGCTTGGATTTTTGTTTAACGTTGTAAGTTTCATCAACTTTAGCAGCAACGTGCGTTTCACTCAGTATCTGCCCGAAGCTCTGCCCGATGAGCTGGATAAAGAATTACATGAAAACACTGAATCCCCAGTAACAGCAACAATATCAGTTCCCAGAGTTTTGCACTTCAAAGTTCCACCGGACGggtttgttttctcttcttGAATATCTATAGCAACATTCTCAGCACAATTATTTTTCTCATGCTTGATACCAATTTGAGATTCACTTTAGTTAGTTTGaacatatgttttgttttgcatCTGCTCATTCATTGCCATCAAGAAAGAAAAATGGCATGGACTAACAGAATTATCAGATACTAAGCAAGCACTAACCCTTGAAAGATCCACCTCCAGATTTTTCTTCACAGCGAAATTCCAGACAGAACCAAATGCACCAGATGATCTACATCCACCTTGATCTTCAGGCAAGAACTTGCCTACAGGCGAACAGGGTTGCCTTTCGTGGGGACCAGAGTCGGCTTTAGTAACAGTTTCATTAGCAAACATGCCATTAATTCCAACTGCAGGGTTTGTTTCAATTACCAATGCAGGCGAGCTAGGTAAATTACCACAAAAGTGAAAGCATTTTGGCTAACGTCTCGCTGAACAAGCCCCTCGCTTGAACCATAAGTAATATCTTTGTTTAGAGAAACATTTGGCTCTGGTAAACAAGTTTTCAAGTTTCTATTATTTGAACCACTTAACTTATCTACGGAAGGAATTTCGGAAGGTTGATTAGATGTTAAACCCAGGTCTTCAACAGGCGCAAGTCTCTCCGCACTTAAACTTTCCATACCCTCTTCAGATGGTACTGCAATATCTAAATCTGATTCATAACTACGTGAATAGCCATCAGTTCTCTCAACAGGCAACACAACCAATGATCCCTTCACATCAACCTTTGAATGAGATGAAGAAGTACCTTTTACACAGGCCTGTATACCTTCATCACTCTCACTCTCGAGATTATCAACAGGCGCAAGTCTCTCCGCACTTAAACTTTCCATACCCTCCTCAGATGGTACTGCAATATCTAAATCTGATTCATAACTACGTGAATAGCCATCAGTTCTCTCAACAGGCAACACAACCAATGATCCCTTCACATCAACCTTTGAATGAGATGAAGAAGTACCTTTTACACAGGTCTGTATACCTTCATCACTCTCACTCTCGAGATTATCAGCCATTTCTGCAACACTTCTGAGAGGTTTAGTTTCCATGGATTCTTTTATGCTACCATTCTCAACTGATGGGTTGGCCGTGTCTTCACAATGAGTAAAATTTTTACTTTCATTCATATCAGGTGAGTCGACTATGGTACTGGGATATGTACCAATGGTAAAACTGTGAGCATTAGCAAGATCCcctgaaatattattatttgcatTAGCAAGCTCCATTGAAACACTAGGAATTTCCAGAGATGCAGAGAAAATTAGACCCCTACAACAGTCATTTTCAGGAGACAATGAATTTACATTCTTATTGATCCCATTGCTGCCATCTTCAATACCACATGTATCTAACTTCGTCGCCTGGTGGCCAGGGTCTTCTTTATTAAAATAGATGGATGCGTCTCGAGATGACTTTTCCAAAACTTTGTCCACATAATCTAAAGATCCAACTGATGAGCCAATAAATATCCTTTTCTTCGGATCATGTATTTAACTCCTCCATTGGTGTATTCCTTGATGGTGAACAATCCATAGCCACATCTTCACAATGATGAGACTCAACACTATACATGGACTTACGAGCAAAACGAACTACTGCTTCAGAATACTCAGAAAGATCAGCCGCTGTTGACACTGATAAAAGTAATTTAGTAGGAGACCTATTGGTACTCTCCTTTACAATGTCTTCCATCTCCATGACTTTCGGCGGAAGAGCTTCGCCAGCATTACAACCAGTTCTGTTCAGCACATCTTGAGAGTTCAGTATACTTTTGCCCCTCTCAATAACATCTTCGATAATGGAGCAAACCCCCATATTGCTATCATGTTCAACATCAGAGTCATCCTTGGCCTCTTTCAAAGCCTCACAAACACTAGAGTTCTTTTCTGCAGCATCTACAGTAATAATAACTTCACGAGTTAAAGCTTCAGGACCTTCATCAGTGATTTTAACTTCGCAATCATTAACGACACCGTCAACAAAGCTGACATTGTTCATACCCCACTGGAAGACTGAGTTGAGTGATTACCAGGTTTCTTTTCAATTTCAGATGAAATACTTTGCTTTTTAGATGGTCTGGATCCTTCAGAAACCGATGCCTCATCTGAAAATTGTGTTCTCaactttccatttccttcagtTACAGAAGGGTTCTCACTTTTATCAGGCACCAATGCTCTTCTAGCTTTAAAAGATCGAGGTGTCACAGACCGGCTTGGGTGGATGCCTGCACCGGTAGGTGATGCTATGGGCTTAGCTACCGGAAGATTCAATTCAAATGAAACATCAAGATCCACTGGAGTTCTCTCCCTTTGCTTCTCCACCAATCCACGATCAGAATGACCCAAATGTTCTTTACCCCTAAACAAGTTCGAGTTAAACCTTTTCCCATTATAGTTACTATGATTCCGACCATTCTCTCTACCCTTCTGATGGTTTCTTGTTGTTTCACGCCTAAGCAGAGCACTCTTCTTCAGCATTTGTTTCCTGGGAGTTCGATTCAGTTCGctgctctcttctctccttccACGATCAAAATATTGTTCAGTCTCGGAATGATAGTAGTCATCCTTTTTCCGGGGATAGAGAATCTTCCCTTCATTCCACCTCTGGTTTCTAGTCCCTTCATGACTTGCATAAGGCCTACC
This genomic interval from Brassica napus cultivar Da-Ae chromosome A6, Da-Ae, whole genome shotgun sequence contains the following:
- the LOC106350089 gene encoding LOW QUALITY PROTEIN: uncharacterized protein At1g21580 (The sequence of the model RefSeq protein was modified relative to this genomic sequence to represent the inferred CDS: inserted 5 bases in 4 codons; deleted 4 bases in 3 codons; substituted 5 bases at 5 genomic stop codons); amino-acid sequence: MDSFHYNQSYDQWNSPYSPHHPPPAPLLLPLLPPPRQSHPDSPNFYVPSTHNGGQRKDYHHYSHRQYFPPNPTVNQSSSYYPQHPPPSHQHHPLPLPPQQHXPYIPQQVSYESQRASQPSSSTIPFTESRDVSQSPWAGYKDKRVDSWTDAGPGRMYTSGRRLDPSPSHDYQYDYSRSSRDSSGVSINRGLDGSFRSRDEFRNTGYVRKESRIEGSYQDRGQLKTKSDRCFRGLGECNRNLASRVGYGTDLYGVTVSRDMGRPYASHEGTRNQRWNEGKILYPRKKDDYYHSETEQYFDRGRREESSELNRTPRKQMLKKSALLRRETTRNHQKGRENGRNHSNYNGKRFNSNLFRGKEHLGHSDRGLVEKQRERTPVDLDVSFELNLPVAKPIASPTGAGIHPSRSVTPRSFKARRALVPDKSENPSVTEGNGKLRTQFSDEASVSEGSRPSKKQSISSEIEKKPGNHSTQSSSGXMNNVSFVDGVVNDCEVKITDEGPEALTREVIITVDAAEKNSSVCEALKEAKDDSDVEHDSNMGVCSIIEDVIERGKSILNSQDVLNRTGCNAGEALPPKVMEMEDIVKESTNRSPTKLLLSVSTAADLSEYSEAVVRFARKSMYSVESHHCEDVAMDCSPSRNTPMEELNTXSEERIFIGSSVGSLDYVDKVLEKSSRDASIYFNKEDPGHQATKLDTCGIEDGSNGINKNVNSLSPENDCCRGLIFSASLEIPSVSMELANANNNISGDLANAHSFTIGTYPSTIVDSPDMNESKNFTHCEDTANPSVENGSIKESMETKPLRSVAEMADNLESESDEGIQTCVKGTSSSHSKVDVKGSLVVLPVERTDGYSRSYESDLDIAVPSEEGMESLSAERLAPVDNLESESDEGIQACVKGTSSSHSKVDVKGSLVVLPVERTDGYSRSYESDLDIAVPSEEGMESLSAERLAPVEDLGLTSNQPSEIPSVDKLSGSNNRNLKTCLPEPNVSLNKDITYGSSEGLVQRDVSQNAFXFCGNLPSSPALVIETNPAVGINGMFANETVTKADSGPHERQPCSPVGKFLPEDQGGCRSSGAFGSVWNFAVKKNLEVDLSRVSACLVSDNSVSPCHFSFLMAMNEQMQNKTYVQTNXSESQIGIKHEKNNCAENVAIDIQEEKTNPSGGTLKCKTLGTDIVAVTGDSVFSCNSLSSSSGRASGILSETHVAAKVDETYNVKQKSKHYGGTNEYRTQGADIVAFCGDXVPFDSLSNSPNLYRPIQSETHVASMVDDSNNYNEKAKPSGGTTKYRTLEIDVNSDVGGLEKYSRNIIKNDIFDGEALSADGKVVGTEILGNSGVHLSSRADVKFALTHVNDHVKYVPDRNPQNKTSLSSRYELEKKKNNSSYFTQKSYPRXLPLVSDTKKNANPPNKHHNWHRKPSHAASSFVTXPLSSTFSTEQNFPIVTVQSCNSYVRKGNNLLXKPYGSPGVTLGLPLSAINMNYFTTENKSTGSASKVAVGDDSFLVKAGEIPTLEKQSKPPSDSSTSKVSNAIDAPSGKCALSYSMDHPTTGLPESIMDSATSGEASVPHSGGDTSKTSDIPIQTDYASNCQQKKIPPNLDSSDLKRTVYVKRKANQLVAASDIHSKSRSQFSTSDGYFKRNKNQLVRTSESRVNHSPDDALDSRASATMVSERSSSSAFSDAAVTRPYKRSKFSLVWTQNDQQSDLPSSHMRYRRILPQLVPWKRVTYWRRLMNSVSALRNGSFSNISQKLSTMRKRHTVYTRSTNGYSLRKSKVLSIGGSHLKWSKSIERDSRKANEEATLAVAAFSKKENEKHSGQSSTRKTSRNHLARGRIFRFGSLRYKMDPSRRTLQRISDVDSPCSGPTENGKGAKRPFIPKRLVIGHEEYVRVGNGNQLVRDPKKRTRALANEKVRWSLHNVRLRLAKKKKKYCQFFTRFGKCNKDDGKCPYVHDPSKIAVCTKFLNGLCANDNCKLTHKVIPERMPDCSYFLQGLCNNEACPYRHVHVNPSAAICDGFLKGYCSDGNECRKKHSYTCPDFEATGSCPQGSKCKLHHPKSQGKGRKRKRPSEPLEKNARGRYFGSLQKLFSESEPMVVDRHPTESEDFGKEGFEFISLGATEEEAGENNDQATEQSISSESEEPASIYELIKPVALMR